In Conger conger chromosome 5, fConCon1.1, whole genome shotgun sequence, the DNA window tgacccctccctccatctcagcCTTCCCCTGGAGGAGTCCCACCCCCAGAGTCCCCCCCACACAGCCAGCCTGCGCTGATTTAGACTGTTCCAGAATATTTACTTGACCGTGCTGAACCTACACCCGGAGCCAGCCAGAGGAGGCCGGGCTCTACCCCTGCAGTCTGGCTCCTCTCTCTATACGCCTCTGAGGAAGCCCTCCCCTATCACTGTCGCCCTAGGCATGGTGTGAATTATGAGGCAGTTCGAGGGGGGTCTGACCCCCTAATTGAGACTTGAACCCCCCTAAAGAAGTAATAACAAAAGGTTAGGGGGTTCTAAAATGTTTAGATAAACTAAGTAATTCTAATAGCAAACTTTTGAATGTGTTTCCCCGGCCATGTCTGAAGTAAAATTGTGCTAAAATTTCAAATACCCCTAAAGTGGGTCATACCATGTCTTAGCTGTTGAAATTTCCCCCCGAAAGAGACTTGAACTCCCCTGAAAATCTCACAGACCCCCCCTGAAAGCCACAGTGTAATTTGAATCCAAGCCCCAAGATTTTATCTGTGTGTTTTAGACCCAAACCCTGTGAAGCATACGGTGACAAACCATTTGGAGAATACCCACGTAAAGAAATTCTGACTTAATTGTGGTGGTGTTCCCAGTGTTCGTAGAGCGTCTCACCATGTCTTTCTGCAGCTGCAGTCTTTTCTGCGTGCGTTTCTGGAGCTCCTTGGCACAGCTCTCCAGACTGGCGAACTTGGAGGTGCCTTCCTGTGGGAGGGCGAAAGGCGAACGTGTAGGGAGTGAGTAAACCGGCGGTGGACCTGCGGTCAACCTGAGCGCCAGCGTTTCACAACCGCGACCGCAGGACTCACCCTCATCAGCAGCTCCCTGCTGGTCAGGTGGTTGTTGTGGTCTGAGAAGATGTCGGAGAGCTCCTCAAAGGTCTGCAAGCTGTCTCTGGTGAAGGAGGGGGCGGGAGAGGGGATGAGagcgatggagggagagagaaaagagagggagacaaagagggtatttaaaaacactgaaatgcaAAGCCAAGTTTTACAGAAGTTTTGACGACTCGCAATTCTACCTATGGCATATCTACATCACTACACGTTctaagacaaacacacagacaaggaGATTCACTGACCAGTAGAGACACAGACTCTGAGAATCACAGATTGATAGACTCATAGACTTACAGACTCATAGAcccacagactgacagactctGAGACTCACAGATTGATAGATTCACAGACTCACAGCTGATaagactcacagactcatagACGCACAAACTGACAGACTCTTGAGACTCACAGACTGATAGACTCACACACTTTGAGACTCACAGACTGATGGACTGACACACTctgagactcacagactcactgaCTGATAGACTGACACACTCTGAGACTCACAGACTGATGGactgacagactcacagactcacagactgatGGACTGACACACTCTGAGACTCACAGACTGATGGACTGACACACTCTGAGACTCACAGACTGATGGACTGACACTCTGAGACTCACAGACTGatggactcacacactctgagacTCACAGACTGAAGGACTGACACACTCTGAGACTCACAGACTGAtggactgacacactgagactcacagactcatagacccacagactgacagactcacTTGTGTACACAGGCCCAGGCCCTCTTCAGTCGGTACAGAGGATTGGACTGTAGCGCAGAAATGATGGCTCTCAAGGAGGAGAAGTTCTTGCGGATCCGACACTCCTGGGAGCACAGGGACGATATTACAGTCAATGCaagcacacaaaatggcagctaacAAGCTTTTATCCAAGTCCAGTAATGTGTTCATACCCCCCCGAAACAATCTCTGACCCACTAAGATTTCAAAGTAATATCGACATCCAGACCTCCATGGCTGACTTTGATTAGATGTCTAACAGACGTCACAATGTTTGGCTCTGTAGGAGTTTCTGAAAAAGTGAGGTGTATATGGGTACACTTCTTAATATGTGGGCATTTTTAAGAGAAACTTCAAGACCTACCCCTTGAAAGGAATTATTTTGCTCTTTTTTGTaaacttcattttcatttaacttCATTTAACTTTTCTTGCCGTTTTATTGTTCTCACTATTTTAATCAATTCATTTCAATGTTATTTTACTGTTATTTGACATACATTctacatttctttctttcacttgTTTTGTTTCTACTTCCACCACCTCTTCTGTAAGCGAATTGAATGGCACAGTGAGTTTGAAATGCGCTACATAAAGTTTCTCATTATTAAACGCAGACCCGTCTGCGTACGAGTCTTAACCGCGCGGGCGTGCGCGGGCGTGCGCGGGCGTGGTTACCTGGGCGACGTCGATCCAGCGCTGGATGACGCGCGCGCGGTGCTGGGGGCGGAGCTGCCGACGCCGCAGCACGGTGCTGACCACGCAGGCGGTGACCGCGTTGAACTGCGTCACGGTCGCCCGGATGGTGGGCGCggtctgcttcttcttctgcttgcGGTCGCGCTGCGACCAGATGGAGCCCAGACACTGGTGAGGGATGACCTTCTTGAACAGGGCCTGAGAGAGCGCACGGGGAGGGAGGCACGGTCAGGGACATGCGTCCACCCTTCCTTACTGCTCTGTGGTTGTGTTTTTCTGCTCTAATTTGCAACACACCCAGGAATTCATCGCTGCTCATAGCCTCCACTAGCAATTTGGGAAAGTACAGACAGGTATGCAAGTTAAGTCATGTCAACCACTTCTAATTATCACACTTATTATCACACTATTATCACACCACACCTGATTCAACCGATTACCTAATCCTGGCCTTCAACCAAGACTTTGATTGAAGTCGAATCATGTGTCTAAGTGCTGgggtaaaacaaaaacctgcacccacactggccccgAGTTTGCGGTTTGAAGACGGCACTTCAAGTGCAGCTGAACAGGCAGTCATGTACGTGAcccaccagcaggggtcactgctGTACAATGAGATGCTGTTGTTCCAGCTAACTGAAACCCTGCCTGCCCTGGTTCACACATGCAGCACTCGTGCATCGCCCCATGTGGctgccacagtcagcactgacaCGGTCTGGATTCCAGGCCAGTAGCCCCTGCAATCCCCTGTTTTAAAGCCACCCATGTACAGTAACCTCCCCCAGTCCACGCCCTCCATCCActcagccccgcccctcaccgAATCCATGTAGGTCAGCTGTTCAGCAACCAGATCGGCTTCAAACGACAGGAAGTCCTCCTGGAGCTCGATTTctacttcctcttcctccccaagGCAGAAGGgagtgttgccatggaaaccaccTACAATCAAGGttaatcatttttattgaaagAGTGAGACTCAGGTCTGATAATTCACCTAAGGCAGAATCGCACAAATGACAggtcaggggcctgttccacaaagcaggattaccgagttagccggataactgcacccTGTGGATAAATACCCGAACACCCCCATTTCTGGAatctggactgaagtaaaaaaaatagctGCTCCGGGTTTTACTTTGCACAGCTATCCACCTTACTCAGTGATTCTGCTCAGTGAGACAGGGCCCCGGAGACCCGATAGACCGGTCACCCACCCTCCGTCTCCAGCTCTGCACTGTGCTGGGCCTGCAGCTGCTCCAGCAGCATCTGGGCCTTCCGCACGGCCTCTGAGCCcggcagcgccccctgcaggaactCCAGCACCCTGCGCAGGCTGGGGTACGCGGGCGGCTCCTGGAAGTCCTCGGGGCACTGATCCAGCCAGGCTCGCAGGATAGAGGCCAGGACACTGAGGCAGGACAGACACAGAACGGTCAAGCACAACCGCACAGCCCCTGTGACAGTCAGCTCACCAGAGAGCAACCAGAGATCAATCTCCTCCGTTctacaccacacaaacatattAGCTAAAACAGAAGTAAGGTTTGTTTGCTTTAGAGAGTGTCCCACCAAATGTCCATGTATGGAATATATGTAGTGTCAATCTATGTATGTACAGTTGTGTCAATCTGGTACTGAGGACTATTTTACAAACAATCTGCATGGCTTTattgaaaatatgcatttaaaaaatacaaaatacacgCAGTCACTCTGATAAACCAAAGAACAGATTTGTTGCTCAGGTGAATGGGAACAGAACAGTACATAACAATATCTGTATCCGATAAAAAATAATCTGTAACTCACATCTCACCCTGCAAGATGAGGAAGCAATTCCCTGCtttagtaatgtaatgtaatataatgtatataatgaGTAACACCCCAAACAGACAGTATATTATGTTATAAAACAAAAGGTTCATTTCCATGAAGCTAAAATAGACAGGCAGTgacctgaaataaaatgtttgctgAGCATTTGTATCCAGTAAAAAACTGGATCAAAATGAAAACGATCCATTCAAATCTggataaaaatgcaaaattctaATCAGTCATTCAGTCCCGAATGTAGCAGCAGGGGTTCGTTACTCAGCAGGATTATGGAAAATGGACAGGATGCCAAATACAAGCCCTGCGTGCAAAGTTATACAAAAGCCAAGTATaagagaaaacacaaaacaatacgTGCAGGGCAGAATGAGGCCAACATACGCTTTGAAACAAAAGGAAATGTCAGAAAGCATTATGTGATACAAGCCAAACAAtgcaggagagaaagagagagtagcAATGGGACACACATAGGGCTGTGGACAGATGCGTGTTGTTGTGGGTCTTACTTGCAAACGTTTCCCTTGGCTTCAGAGGCTGCTTGACTGTCTTCTGCCCTCTCATACCTATGACAGAGAGAGCACAAAAACACCAACGtgaatgaccacacattacccAAGGCTGTGTTCAATAATGCAGAGTTACATactacatacatgtgcacatggTAGCGCACACCGCCAAGCATACTTGTGAGTATGCACCATTAAATATGCGAGTCCATGTAAGCAGTTCCGattaaatatgtatgcatttttatGTCACTTCCCTGCCACAAACTTTGTCCTCTATCCATTTTGagtacatttatttacttcCTGGTGCATTTAAAAGGAGGCTTTCAATACTTGATTACTTGGAGTCTTGGAATAGTACTTGATAGTTCAGCTGCCAACCTCAAATCATCCTTCAATGCATTTTGGAACATGACCCAAGAACACAAAGGCCTTTTTACAGTCAGGCtacagcacaggtgtcaaactccagtcctggggggccacagtgtctgctggtttttgggttgttctcagaacctgtggttcatttaagtcattgattggctaaggaatccacacaccttgttctcgaggccttaattgacaggtgattgaaaggaaaccacaaaaacctgcagacactgcggccctccaggactggagttgggaatcCAGACACCCCTGGGCTACAGGGCCTGTGCTCACAGCTGACTGAGCGTGCTCAGGACCTGACGGGGGGCGCGGACCTGGCGAACAGCAGCCTCAGCACGCTCTCCGTGCTGGCGAAGGTGCGGTACGTGTACAGGAAGATGCTGGTGTAGGTGAGGTCGTTGTCCGCGAACGCGGTGAGCAGCGTCTCCACCAGGCGCTGCTGAGTCCCCGCTCGGATGCTGCGGATCTTGCAGGTCTCCAGCTGGCTGACCGTGTGGCCCGGGGGCAGCCGGTCATTCTCCAcctggtggtggggaggggaaATGCAAGTCAGCAGGCAAAACATGAGAGGTAGAAAACATGGCTAGAAATGTTGTAGGtctttgctgcagttgcacaccgaggaccggggttcgattcccggtcctgccaaaagccaagtttggccggctctcgtggagcggcataattggctcgctgctccagaggaaggaacttggcagggttagctgagcACCGCACAGCATCACGGGcacctcagaatcacggtcacgagcatgagacgagacggcttgaagaaggcatgtcgctctccttcaggccgccgagggatggggtgtgaGCGGTgcatctaacactaactctaattggattagatggggtacaactGGCTacaaaattgggagaaaagggaaaaatctgaaatacatttatttaaaaaaagaaatgttgtaGGTCATTACCACTGCCCTGACTGCAGCTGCACCTCCAGTCGACATGTGTCTGGTAAACACAGTCCTAGGGGAGATGTGTACAGCTGTTtcgagtgtgtatgtctgtgtgtgtatgtgtatgagtgcgtgtgtgaggagagagacaggggcagAGAAAGAGGTAAAAAAGACAGAGAGCAACGGCCTTTCGCGCGGCTAGCAAGCTAGAACAGGAAGTGCTACAATCTGCTTTCAATCACACagcgccccccacccctccactccCCATTTGAAAAGGAGGCAACGGAGGAGAGCAGAAGAGAATAGTTCTCTCCCTGGGTGTAGTCTTCGCCACAGACTTCCTCCCCACTGAAAGCAACAAGCGGAGTGGAATTTTAAAAATGACCCTCAaagcgtgggtgtgtgtatgtgtgtgtgtgtgtgtgtgtgtgtgtgtgtgtgtgcgtgtgtgtgcgtgtgtgtgcgtgcgcgtgccgTCGTGTACGTGTGCGGGCTCGTCGTACCCCTAGCCATCTCGCCCCCTTATTGGCAGCCTGCTGGATCTGGACTCTCTTCAGCGTCACGTTGTAAATTGCCCCTTCTTCCACTTCCTCCCCCCAGTCCTGCACAGAGCTCTGTGGGGGAAGAGAGACGCCgttacaacacacaacacagcacccCAGCCACAGGAAGAGCCAGCGGCACAGTATGAACAACCTCAGTCATTAACAGTGACAACTTGGAACAAAAATGCAATCTGTAGATTAAAACATCGGAGTGGAATGGGTGTATGATGGAGATGGATAGCGGTGGGAGCGGCCAGGGGAGAGCCCAGGCCAATAGCCGGAAAATGAATTACAGCcgaaaaaattgttattcttgaACTGACACCAAGGCTACAAATTGCCTTCAGGCTTTGTTCCGCCTACTGAGGGTGATACAAACCAAAACATAAAATGCTCAAATTGATTTATATGACCTGCCCATCTACATAAATGAATTTAGAGTCAAATTCTGACATTAAGGTCCAAGTACTGCTGATACAATTGTTCATTTGCAAACAAACATTGATGTTGTGACTGACAGCAGTCCTACCGCAGTGGAACATAGTTGGCGCTGTCCTAACAGGACTGGGATGGGCTATGGTCTACGGGGGTTCCTCTGTCTTTCCGCCAGCACCCTGTTCACCAGGTGTCATCGGTGAGAGACATGCCTCATTTCCAGTCTGTGCTAACCGCTAATTCTCTTCTGTCACACTGTGGGATGTGCAGTGTGGAAAACCATCACTGGCTGTGCTAACCGCTAATTCTCTTCTGTCACACTGTGGGGTGTGCAGTGTGGACACCATCACTGGCTGTGCCAATCGCTAACTCTCTTCTGTCACACTGTGGGTGTGCAGTGTAGAAAACCGTGACTGTGCTAACCGGTAAATCTCTTCTGTCGCACTGTGGGGTGTGCAGTGTGGAAAACCTTCACTGGCTGTGCTAACCGCTAACTCTCTTCTGTCACACTGTGGGAGTGCAGTGCAGAAAACCGTCACTGTGCTAACCGGTAAATCTCTTCTGTCGCACTGTGGGGTGTGCAGTGTAGAAAACCGTCACTGTGCTAACCGCTAACTCTCTTCTGTCACACTGTGGGGTGCGCACTGTGGAAAACCATCACTGTGCTAACCGCTAACTCTCTTCTGTCACACTGTGGGGTGTGCAGTGTGGAAAACCATCACTGTGCTAACCGCTAACTCTCTTCTGTCACACTGTGGGGTGTGCAGTGTGGAAAACCATCACTGTGCTAACCGCTAACTCTCTTCTGTCACACTGTGGGGTGTGCACTGTGGAAAACCATCACTGTGCTAACCGCTAACTCTCTTCTGTCACACTGTGGGGTGTGCACTGTGGAAAACCATCACTGTGCTAACCGCTAACTCTCTTCTGTCACACTGTGGGGTGTGCAGTGTGGAAAACCATCACTGTGCTAACCGCTAACTCTCTTCTGTCACACTGTGGGGTGTGCAGTGTGGAAAACCATCACTGTGCTAACCGCTAACTCTCTTCTGTCACACTGTGGGGTGTGCAGTGTGGAAAACCGTCGCTGGCTGCCAGGTGAGTGCACATGCAGTGATGCGTCTTGCATATGTGCAAGAGGCACAGCTGTGTAGCCCGAGATCATTGCATAACACATGATTCCAACTCGTGGAATACATGACGATatgagaaaaacatttcaaaacatgaaTTCATAAACAGACATTTATATTCAGATATGCGAAACCCACTGTAAATCTGACCattataaataagaaataaataatgctaATACAGAGCAAATTTCCAGCTGTTGTCCGCTCGTGTGTGCAATGAGGAGTAAGAGACTATGTATAAGTGCATAAGTGGAAGCttttggcatttacatagccaGGCTCATATGTTTTGTATTGTGTGATTTAGTCCAGTATTTGCTTAGTGTTGTGGGGGCTCACCACATTTGCTGATTTTCCAACTAGTGGAGCTCTCAACTAACTAAATTTGACTGTGCTGCTAAATAAAATTTGGTTTGACATTACTTAATCTACTGACAAATATAAAGCAGCTTCTGGTAGCTATTTCTAGAAAtttaatgaatgtaaaaaaatataagaTACAAACAAGCCAATATATCTTGACTAGTTAAAAAAAATTGCTGAATCAGGACCtcacattcaaaacaaattaGTATAGTTGCTTCCCACAATGTGTGAGTCACATACTAACTATGCTGCATTAAGCAACAAACACACCTCCCAGAACACATATGTGTCACAAATTATTGACATGTtgtctaaatatatatttttgtgataCTTATCAAGTACTTATCAATGAACAACCAAATGTAAAGCAATGAAGGTATCCTTGGAACATATGGGTGTCCCTAGGACCTTTAGGACATGCTCAATAATTAGATTAGGTTGTACTTTATTAATCCCAGAGGGAAACTACAGATAACAGTTGAAGTCATGCCAAGCTCACAATCTCTGCAACATCACAGTGTTATTTCTGGTGCATTCATCTTCTGAAAACAAATTTAGTAGCTGCTAAGTCACACTGTGCTGAGGGCTGTCATTGTAACTGAGAGGGCAAGGCCAcagaaaacattaaataaaaaggtAGTGAAAACAGTACTGGTGAAAAAATCCTACTGTATTCACTAATTTAAGACAGGCCTGATGTTGCTCTTCAGGAGCACACAGGCTAGCAACAAATCGGTTACACACGCGATTGGCTACTGTACaccatatttttattaaatgtgtaGCCTTGTAGccaatgtgtttttgtcttaACAGAAATTCCAATTACTTTTCCCCAATAAaatactacaactacaactatcTCACTTCTAAAGATAAGAGGGGGGTCTTCCTGTTTAAAAGATTGTTTTAACTTGGCCCCCACCCCTCAGGCGTGACTGAAAGAGCTGTAAAAAGGCCCTCAGGAGGACACTGCTGACAACAACAACGTCAAGTCTTAAGGAATCTGCTTTGTCGTGCACCAGTAAACAGCGCTAATCTACCGTGCAAGTGACCGCGCTGCGATCTCCATCATTGCTCTGGCTCTACGCCGCCAAACAAAAGTTTCTGTTGTTTTCTCTTCCAAACGAAATGAGAGAGTTGCACATCTCAAAACTTAGATCACACAAACTGCACACGTTTAAATCGCAATGTCACATTAGTTACAAAGTAATTACATAACCACACGAACTATCGAACCcgaaattagaaaataatgtttatgtaACCCATCCTCCAGCCCCCTCCATTCTTTTCCTTGATCCGCTACTTTCCCAAA includes these proteins:
- the LOC133128550 gene encoding ral guanine nucleotide dissociation stimulator-like 1 isoform X1 codes for the protein MISLLLWPPGPHGSLLGGEGGVALQRYQPRSPDSCPSHWSSVQDWGEEVEEGAIYNVTLKRVQIQQAANKGARWLGVENDRLPPGHTVSQLETCKIRSIRAGTQQRLVETLLTAFADNDLTYTSIFLYTYRTFASTESVLRLLFARYERAEDSQAASEAKGNVCNVLASILRAWLDQCPEDFQEPPAYPSLRRVLEFLQGALPGSEAVRKAQMLLEQLQAQHSAELETEGGFHGNTPFCLGEEEEVEIELQEDFLSFEADLVAEQLTYMDSALFKKVIPHQCLGSIWSQRDRKQKKKQTAPTIRATVTQFNAVTACVVSTVLRRRQLRPQHRARVIQRWIDVAQECRIRKNFSSLRAIISALQSNPLYRLKRAWACVHKDSLQTFEELSDIFSDHNNHLTSRELLMREGTSKFASLESCAKELQKRTQKRLQLQKDMGEMQGTIPYLGTFLTDLTMLDTALPDLVEGGLINFEKRRREFEVIAQIKLLQSACNSYCLTPDPAFLRWFKSQPQCSEEESYALSCEIEAVAESTPTSPKACQSMVKRLSLLFLGADSGTVSSPVKDSPRSPPAGSSGESMDSVSVSSSDSGPSDSEAQTPTQTHDVTQRKASDCVSASCCPLPSVDESSLPASASPPPSSPSSPSVPRPSSASSPSSPISPRLPPAYNTQARDACLIRVSLEHSNGNLYKSMVLTSQDKTPAVISRAMAKHHLQGEPVDKYELVQVLSEERELVIPDNGNVFYAMSTSANFHFLLRPRGAPGRPVQLRSRCGPALPCAQQRSSLPQRLSKVTL
- the LOC133128550 gene encoding ral guanine nucleotide dissociation stimulator-like 1 isoform X2, with protein sequence MKFAWAAKMSSVQDWGEEVEEGAIYNVTLKRVQIQQAANKGARWLGVENDRLPPGHTVSQLETCKIRSIRAGTQQRLVETLLTAFADNDLTYTSIFLYTYRTFASTESVLRLLFARYERAEDSQAASEAKGNVCNVLASILRAWLDQCPEDFQEPPAYPSLRRVLEFLQGALPGSEAVRKAQMLLEQLQAQHSAELETEGGFHGNTPFCLGEEEEVEIELQEDFLSFEADLVAEQLTYMDSALFKKVIPHQCLGSIWSQRDRKQKKKQTAPTIRATVTQFNAVTACVVSTVLRRRQLRPQHRARVIQRWIDVAQECRIRKNFSSLRAIISALQSNPLYRLKRAWACVHKDSLQTFEELSDIFSDHNNHLTSRELLMREGTSKFASLESCAKELQKRTQKRLQLQKDMGEMQGTIPYLGTFLTDLTMLDTALPDLVEGGLINFEKRRREFEVIAQIKLLQSACNSYCLTPDPAFLRWFKSQPQCSEEESYALSCEIEAVAESTPTSPKACQSMVKRLSLLFLGADSGTVSSPVKDSPRSPPAGSSGESMDSVSVSSSDSGPSDSEAQTPTQTHDVTQRKASDCVSASCCPLPSVDESSLPASASPPPSSPSSPSVPRPSSASSPSSPISPRLPPAYNTQARDACLIRVSLEHSNGNLYKSMVLTSQDKTPAVISRAMAKHHLQGEPVDKYELVQVLSEERELVIPDNGNVFYAMSTSANFHFLLRPRGAPGRPVQLRSRCGPALPCAQQRSSLPQRLSKVTL